A window from Ornithorhynchus anatinus isolate Pmale09 chromosome X4, mOrnAna1.pri.v4, whole genome shotgun sequence encodes these proteins:
- the CRACR2A gene encoding EF-hand calcium-binding domain-containing protein 4B isoform X1, whose product MEAPEGDSGPRPRGPSRTRGPPATPPWNRTGTQDPAQRAMLTKAQEFFQTCDPEGKGFIARRDMQRLHSELPLSLRDLEDVFDALDTDGNGLLTPAEFTSGFSHFFYSQVEEEQASPLFGEKVYQSVGEEEGRKGEEEDEEGQFRLLMDRLGARKVLEDENDVKPLWLQLKKDEPHLLANFEEFLSRVVSQLQEAHEEKDEMESALKKKIAAYDEEIQHLYEEMEQQIKNEKEQFLLKDTELFQTRSQELEQQLAAKELELEQLFQKQKRLEGQCTALNNDKHETTAENSQLRRTNQELAKELDRISAELHCAQQQLQSLQNEACKLHQEKELEVYRVTETLQREKSGLLKQLDFLRERNKHLKDERDMCLQKGQTAAAAAVAPKAGWKQRSGSVVGKYFPGKGILESQTTEEEEEEEEKEAEEGGFPGRRRRGSGSWATGQDSDLGPHGPGPRALGRIISIEEDPFPQLLDRHPGRPLDQWPETEEEKEVESSVTGGQGEKAGGGPSSEPTPLSPRGRPVGKETRANNEGAPACPDRLFKIVFVGNSSVGKTSLLRRFCEDRFSPGTAATVGIDYRVKTVSVDNAQVALQLWDTAGQERYRCITQQFFRKADGVIVMYDVTAKQTFTSVRQWLTSVEEAVGESVPVLLLGNKVDNDQEREVPRGLGEQLAKENGLIFYECSAFSGHNAKESLLHLARVLKEQEDTVAAKSVQIHQAPRNSSCCGRQ is encoded by the exons ATGGAAGCCCCGGAAGGGGACTCTGGCCCACGGCCCCGGGGGCCCAGCCGGACGAGGGGTCCCCCGGCGACCCCACCGTGGAACCGGACCGGAACGCAGGACCCGGCCCAGCGGGCTATGCTGACAAAGGCTCAGGAGTTCTTCCAGACCTGCGACCCCGAAGGCAAGGGCTTCATCGCCCGCAGAGACATGCAG CGGTTGCACAGCGAGCTGCCGCTCAGCCTGCGGGACCTGGAGGACGTCTTCGACGCCCTGGACACCGACGGCAACGGCCTCCTGACGCCAGCCGAGTTCACCTCCGGATTCA GCCACTTCTTCTACAGCCAGGTTGAGGAGGAGCAGGCCTCGCCGCTCTTTGGTGAGAAGGTGTACCAGTccgtgggggaagaggaaggccgcaagggggaggaggaagacgaggaaggCCAATTCCGCTTGCTGATGGACAGACTCGGAGCCCGGAAGGTTTTAGAGGA TGAGAACGACGTGAAGCCCCTGTGGCTGCAGCTGAAAAAGGACGAGCCGCACCTACTGGCCAATTTCGAGGAGTTCCTGTCCCGCGTGGTCAGCCAGCTGCAGGAGGCCCACGAGGAGAAGGACGAAATGGAAAGCGCCCTGAAAAA GAAAATTGCGGCCTATGATGAGGAGATCCAACACCTCTACGAGGAGATGGAGCAGCAGATTAAAAATGAGAAGGAGCAGTTTCTCTTGAAA GACACTGAGCTGTTCCAGACCCGCAGCCAGGAGCTGGAGCAGCAGTTGGCAGCaaaggagctggagctggagcaacTGTTTCAGAAACAGAAAAGG ctgGAGGGCCAGTGCACGGCCCTGAACAATGACAAGCACGAAACGACGGCAGAAAACAGCCAGCTGAGGCGCACGAACCAGGAGCTGGCCAAGGAGCTGGACCGGATCTCGGCCGAGCTGCACTGTGCCCAGCAGCAGCTGCAAAGCCTGCAGAACGAGGCCTGCAAACTGCACCAGGAGAAGGAGCT GGAGGTGTACAGAGTGACCGAGACCTTGCAGAGAGAGAAGTCGGGGCTCCTCAAGCAGCTGGATTTCCTGAG GGAACGGAACAAGCACCTTAAGGACGAACGCGACATGTGTCTGCAG AAAGGTCAaaccgccgccgctgccgccgtcGCCCCCAAAGCAGGCTGGAAGCAAAGGTCGGGCTCCGTGGTCGGCAAATACTTCCCGGGCAAAGGGATCCTCGAAAG CCAGACcaccgaggaggaggaagaagaggaggagaaggaggcggaggagggcggCTTCCCCGGCCGGAGGAGGCGGGGCTCCGGGAGCTGGGCCACCGGCCAGGACAGCGACCTCGGGCcccacggccccggcccccgcgctcTCGGGAGGATCATCTCCATCGAGGAAGACCCCTTTCCGCAGCTTCTGGACCGCCATCCCGGGAGGCCGCTGGACCAGTGGCccgagacagaggaggagaaggaggtggagagcagcgtcactggagggcagggagagaaggcaggcggAGGTCCGTCCTCGGAACCCACTCCGCTCTCTCCCCGCGGCCGGCCAGTGGGGAAAGAAACACGCGCAAAT AACGAGGGTGCCCCCGCCTGCCCGGACCGCCTCTTCAAGATCGTGTTCGTGGGCAACTCCAGCGTGGGGAAAACCTCCCTTCTACGCCGCTTTTGCGAGGACCGGTTCTCTCCGGGGACAGCGGCCACCGTGG GGATAGATTACCGGGTGAAGACGGTCAGTGTGGATAACGCCCAGGTGGCCCTGCAGCTCTGGGACACGGCCGGCCAGGAGAG GTACCGCTGCATCACCCAGCAATTTTTCCGCAAGGCGGATGGTGTCATCGTGATGTACGACGTCACGGCCAAGCAGACTTTCACGTCCGTTCGGCAGTGGCTGACCAGCGTCGAG GAGGCCGTGGGAGAGAGCGTGCCCGTCCTGTTGCTGGGCAACAAAGTGGACAATGACCAGGAGCGGGAGGTCCCCCGGGGTCTGGGCGAACAGCTGGCCAAG GAGAACGGACTGATCTTCTACGAGTGCAGCGCCTTCTCCGGCCACAACGCCAAGGAATCCCTCCTCCACTTGGCGCG GGTCTTGAAGGAACAGGAGGACACGGTGGCAGCCAAGTCGGTCCAGATCCACCAGGCTCCGAGGAACAGCTCGTGCTGCGGCCGGCAGTAG
- the CRACR2A gene encoding EF-hand calcium-binding domain-containing protein 4B isoform X2, which produces MEAPEGDSGPRPRGPSRTRGPPATPPWNRTGTQDPAQRAMLTKAQEFFQTCDPEGKGFIARRDMQRLHSELPLSLRDLEDVFDALDTDGNGLLTPAEFTSGFSHFFYSQVEEEQASPLFGEKVYQSVGEEEGRKGEEEDEEGQFRLLMDRLGARKVLEDENDVKPLWLQLKKDEPHLLANFEEFLSRVVSQLQEAHEEKDEMESALKKKIAAYDEEIQHLYEEMEQQIKNEKEQFLLKDTELFQTRSQELEQQLAAKELELEQLFQKQKRLEGQCTALNNDKHETTAENSQLRRTNQELAKELDRISAELHCAQQQLQSLQNEACKLHQEKELEVYRVTETLQREKSGLLKQLDFLRERNKHLKDERDMCLQKGQTAAAAAVAPKAGWKQRSGSVVGKYFPGKGILESQTTEEEEEEEEKEAEEGGFPGRRRRGSGSWATGQDSDLGPHGPGPRALGRIISIEEDPFPQLLDRHPGRPLDQWPETEEEKEVESSVTGGQGEKAGGGPAQHHCAPKFPLPRARAPLEPDHSSTRAKNRKQANGGAGGRGESVPTGSGAARNTGRSGGFGRSVNERVSAGSVGDSQGWRGESWGFGWSGLGHRTICLGNPTASWNQSCIQIPGLPPPNPRTRLHPLPPPDPASTYVSPRDP; this is translated from the exons ATGGAAGCCCCGGAAGGGGACTCTGGCCCACGGCCCCGGGGGCCCAGCCGGACGAGGGGTCCCCCGGCGACCCCACCGTGGAACCGGACCGGAACGCAGGACCCGGCCCAGCGGGCTATGCTGACAAAGGCTCAGGAGTTCTTCCAGACCTGCGACCCCGAAGGCAAGGGCTTCATCGCCCGCAGAGACATGCAG CGGTTGCACAGCGAGCTGCCGCTCAGCCTGCGGGACCTGGAGGACGTCTTCGACGCCCTGGACACCGACGGCAACGGCCTCCTGACGCCAGCCGAGTTCACCTCCGGATTCA GCCACTTCTTCTACAGCCAGGTTGAGGAGGAGCAGGCCTCGCCGCTCTTTGGTGAGAAGGTGTACCAGTccgtgggggaagaggaaggccgcaagggggaggaggaagacgaggaaggCCAATTCCGCTTGCTGATGGACAGACTCGGAGCCCGGAAGGTTTTAGAGGA TGAGAACGACGTGAAGCCCCTGTGGCTGCAGCTGAAAAAGGACGAGCCGCACCTACTGGCCAATTTCGAGGAGTTCCTGTCCCGCGTGGTCAGCCAGCTGCAGGAGGCCCACGAGGAGAAGGACGAAATGGAAAGCGCCCTGAAAAA GAAAATTGCGGCCTATGATGAGGAGATCCAACACCTCTACGAGGAGATGGAGCAGCAGATTAAAAATGAGAAGGAGCAGTTTCTCTTGAAA GACACTGAGCTGTTCCAGACCCGCAGCCAGGAGCTGGAGCAGCAGTTGGCAGCaaaggagctggagctggagcaacTGTTTCAGAAACAGAAAAGG ctgGAGGGCCAGTGCACGGCCCTGAACAATGACAAGCACGAAACGACGGCAGAAAACAGCCAGCTGAGGCGCACGAACCAGGAGCTGGCCAAGGAGCTGGACCGGATCTCGGCCGAGCTGCACTGTGCCCAGCAGCAGCTGCAAAGCCTGCAGAACGAGGCCTGCAAACTGCACCAGGAGAAGGAGCT GGAGGTGTACAGAGTGACCGAGACCTTGCAGAGAGAGAAGTCGGGGCTCCTCAAGCAGCTGGATTTCCTGAG GGAACGGAACAAGCACCTTAAGGACGAACGCGACATGTGTCTGCAG AAAGGTCAaaccgccgccgctgccgccgtcGCCCCCAAAGCAGGCTGGAAGCAAAGGTCGGGCTCCGTGGTCGGCAAATACTTCCCGGGCAAAGGGATCCTCGAAAG CCAGACcaccgaggaggaggaagaagaggaggagaaggaggcggaggagggcggCTTCCCCGGCCGGAGGAGGCGGGGCTCCGGGAGCTGGGCCACCGGCCAGGACAGCGACCTCGGGCcccacggccccggcccccgcgctcTCGGGAGGATCATCTCCATCGAGGAAGACCCCTTTCCGCAGCTTCTGGACCGCCATCCCGGGAGGCCGCTGGACCAGTGGCccgagacagaggaggagaaggaggtggagagcagcgtcactggagggcagggagagaaggcaggcggAG GGCCAGCCCAGCATCACTGTGCCCCCAAATTCCCCCTGCCAAGGGCGAGGGCGCCCCTGGAGCCGGACCACAGCAGCACCCGAGCAAAGAACAGAAAGCAGGCcaacggtggggcgggggggcgcggggaATCTGTTCCCACAGGGAGCGGTGCAGCCCGAAACACCGGCAGGTCCGGGGGGTTTGGGAGATCCGTGAACGAGAGAGTGTCTGCTGGGTCagtgggggacagtcagggatggagaggggagagttggggtttTGGATGGTCCGGGCTGGGTCACCGGACAATCTGTCTTGGTAACCCCACAGCAAGTTGGAATCAGAGCTGTATCCAGATTCCAGGccttcctcccccaaatcccagaacccgtctccaccctctaccacctcccGATCCAGCCAGCACCTATGTCTCCCCCCGAGACCCCTAG